A part of Larkinella insperata genomic DNA contains:
- a CDS encoding right-handed parallel beta-helix repeat-containing protein, producing the protein MVKFFEFLLFVLTILFDNYDEVKTFYVSTNGLDSNSGTKNSPFATIRRAQSAVKSLNGFHNVKVYLLEGHYFIDSTIVFRHDDGGKEGKIIEYIAFNGGKVVVSGGKLLPKIWNKPFPTSNLWKLDLSYMGQTTESIRQLFANNKRLKRAASKDLYTKGPLTKFTKRFSRFDFSSIDSMRRTDIEAFCGFAYKGSDLDSFYFDDDTEIIVYHSWECSWHKVLRLDNINKCIYFTSPSRYPVGFFSDNNRYRIENNSKVFDEPGEWYYNSKKKELWYLAHEGENPNEEDFYVPILNQIISIAGNSYSKKYVENLTFKGIEFKHSSYSLGINDLNEKVKYKLVKENPWLKFSDGYASAQTAPDCGQAISISYAENCKFEDCKFSNLGSYAVNIGKGSNDIILSKCVIQDVGGGGVLIGFNEKDPVMKNVPWSNSPYKNIIKNCKIYNGGKVHPSSVAIAIMQANSNLVTHNTIYNFPYSGISIGWTWTKSANFTKDNKVTYNQIYNVMEDLADGGGIYTLGKQPGCIIKGNHIHNIVRSESAIGALNCGIFFDQSSSMMTVDDNKIDLINGPKYRFNKTDSLKINWKAKE; encoded by the coding sequence ATGGTAAAATTTTTCGAATTTTTGTTGTTTGTATTAACCATTTTGTTTGATAACTATGATGAAGTAAAGACATTTTACGTCTCAACTAATGGATTAGATTCAAATTCGGGTACTAAAAATAGTCCATTCGCAACTATCAGAAGAGCTCAGAGTGCAGTCAAAAGTTTGAATGGATTTCACAATGTAAAAGTGTATCTGTTAGAAGGTCATTATTTTATTGATTCTACTATAGTTTTTAGACATGATGATGGCGGTAAGGAAGGTAAGATAATAGAGTACATCGCGTTTAATGGCGGAAAAGTTGTAGTCAGTGGAGGCAAACTATTGCCGAAGATTTGGAATAAGCCATTTCCAACTTCTAATCTATGGAAGCTTGATTTATCATATATGGGGCAAACTACTGAATCTATTCGTCAGCTGTTTGCTAACAACAAAAGGTTAAAAAGGGCGGCATCCAAGGATTTATATACGAAGGGCCCTTTAACAAAATTTACTAAGCGTTTTTCACGGTTTGATTTTTCTTCTATTGATAGTATGAGACGTACTGACATAGAAGCATTCTGTGGGTTTGCCTATAAAGGTTCAGATTTAGATAGCTTTTATTTTGATGATGATACTGAAATAATAGTTTACCACAGTTGGGAATGCTCTTGGCATAAAGTCTTGAGATTAGATAACATTAATAAATGTATCTATTTTACATCTCCTTCTAGATATCCAGTAGGCTTTTTTAGTGACAACAACAGATACCGTATTGAGAATAATAGTAAAGTGTTTGATGAGCCAGGTGAATGGTATTACAATAGTAAGAAGAAAGAACTGTGGTATCTTGCTCATGAAGGTGAAAATCCAAATGAGGAAGACTTTTATGTCCCTATATTAAATCAAATAATTAGTATTGCTGGAAATTCGTATAGTAAAAAGTATGTTGAAAACTTAACTTTCAAAGGGATAGAGTTTAAACATTCAAGTTATTCGCTAGGTATAAATGATTTAAATGAGAAAGTAAAGTATAAGTTAGTAAAAGAGAATCCTTGGTTGAAATTTAGTGATGGATATGCTTCTGCACAAACAGCACCTGACTGTGGTCAAGCCATTTCCATATCGTATGCTGAAAATTGTAAATTTGAGGACTGTAAGTTTTCGAATTTAGGTTCTTACGCTGTAAATATTGGTAAAGGTTCTAATGATATTATACTGAGTAAATGTGTAATTCAGGATGTTGGCGGAGGCGGAGTATTAATAGGCTTTAATGAAAAGGATCCTGTTATGAAAAATGTACCTTGGTCTAATTCCCCTTATAAAAATATTATTAAAAATTGTAAAATTTACAATGGTGGTAAAGTACATCCTTCAAGCGTGGCGATCGCTATCATGCAAGCTAATTCAAATTTAGTCACGCACAATACGATATATAATTTTCCATACTCTGGTATTAGTATTGGCTGGACTTGGACTAAATCTGCTAATTTTACAAAAGATAACAAAGTGACCTATAATCAGATTTATAATGTAATGGAAGATTTAGCAGATGGAGGAGGTATATATACGCTAGGTAAACAACCGGGTTGTATAATAAAGGGGAATCATATTCATAATATAGTACGATCCGAGAGTGCCATAGGCGCACTCAATTGTGGAATTTTTTTTGATCAATCATCTTCGATGATGACGGTTGATGATAACAAAATAGATTTGATCAATGGACCGAAGTATCGTTTTAATAAAACAGATAGTTTGAAAATTAATTGGAAGGCAAAGGAATAA
- a CDS encoding transposase, translating to MSSFLRYCVGLDISKDKLQVCLSIIDQTGRVSVKATTKVANKPIGFASLLTWVSRHCKFNLPLTYLMESTGVYHEAVAWYLHQHDQSVSILLPNKAKYYLKSLGYKSKNDKIDAQGLSRMGLEQQLPIWKPLSKNLYALRLLTRQHQRLQELRTQSTNQQHSLEYSAFDNGFIAKQLINLVKVYDQQLTALEAAIAQLIAEDSVLKPRIEQLVRIKGLALLSVSVLVAETNGFEGFTNQRHLVSYAGYDVGENQSGNHSGKTRISKKGNSRLRRILHLPAFNAVRFNEPTCKALYECVYERTGIKMKAYVAVQKRLLLMAYALWRHGGDYDPLYLLNRAGGDKKIVPTSGTTQDQLTQAELSYL from the coding sequence ATGAGTTCTTTTCTGCGCTATTGTGTAGGTTTGGACATCAGCAAAGATAAGCTCCAAGTCTGCTTGTCGATTATTGATCAGACCGGACGTGTAAGCGTCAAGGCTACCACCAAAGTGGCCAACAAGCCCATCGGCTTTGCTAGCCTATTAACTTGGGTGAGTCGCCATTGCAAGTTCAACTTGCCCTTGACCTACCTGATGGAATCGACCGGCGTTTACCACGAAGCCGTCGCCTGGTATCTCCACCAGCATGATCAATCAGTAAGTATTTTACTGCCCAATAAGGCTAAATACTATCTTAAGAGCCTGGGCTATAAGTCGAAGAATGACAAAATCGACGCTCAAGGGCTTTCTCGGATGGGCCTGGAGCAGCAGCTTCCTATCTGGAAACCCCTCTCCAAAAACCTTTATGCCCTTCGCTTACTGACTCGCCAACACCAGCGCTTACAGGAACTGCGGACTCAGTCCACTAATCAGCAGCATTCCCTGGAATATAGCGCCTTCGATAATGGCTTTATCGCCAAGCAGCTTATCAACCTGGTCAAGGTCTATGACCAGCAGTTAACTGCCCTGGAAGCCGCTATTGCTCAACTTATTGCTGAAGATTCGGTGCTCAAGCCCCGCATTGAGCAGCTTGTTCGGATCAAAGGCCTTGCCCTGTTATCGGTGTCCGTGCTAGTGGCTGAAACCAACGGCTTCGAAGGTTTCACCAACCAGCGGCACTTGGTCAGTTATGCGGGTTACGATGTAGGAGAGAACCAATCGGGCAACCATTCGGGTAAAACACGCATTTCCAAGAAAGGTAACAGTCGACTTCGTCGCATCCTGCATCTGCCTGCTTTCAATGCGGTTCGCTTCAACGAACCGACCTGCAAAGCTCTCTACGAATGCGTTTATGAGCGAACAGGCATCAAGATGAAAGCTTACGTGGCTGTTCAGAAGCGCTTGCTGCTGATGGCCTATGCCTTGTGGCGTCACGGGGGCGATTACGACCCTTTATATTTATTGAACCGAGCTGGCGGAGACAAAAAAATAGTCCCGACCAGCGGGACTACACAGGATCAACTGACGCAAGCCGAGTTGTCCTACTTGTAG